In Halococcus salifodinae DSM 8989, the following are encoded in one genomic region:
- the purB gene encoding adenylosuccinate lyase: MTDRGPLSTVSPLDGRYARYTEPLVPYVSEGALLRARVRVEVEYLLALADLDATPLAIDADDRTTLRAAYEEFDDEDARRIKRIEVDGTDEYPATNHDVKAVEYFVRDALPENLDADQWIHFGLTSEDVNNLAHRLLIGPAIEDVLIPALEAVRDALGELADENRDVPMLARTHGQPATPTTFGKEMAVFVGRLDRAIDRVETAADGLAGKLAGASGTYAAHHAAYSEVDWRAFAREFVESLDLEFVEPVTQVNPCDDLAALFDALSGANAVLLDLDRDVWRYVSQRYLGQRADADETGSSTMPHKVNPIDFENSEGNLSKANSDLEFLGGYITTSRLQRDLSDSTVKRNIGAALAHCCIGYRKTEAGLSKVVPNEQVMRDDLEANPEVIGEAVQTILRREGHTDAYERVKELTRGRRTSLEDFYDLFDDLDVSEATREELHALTPAGYTGVASDLVDGTE; the protein is encoded by the coding sequence ATGACCGATCGCGGCCCGCTCTCGACTGTGTCGCCCCTCGATGGCCGGTACGCACGCTACACCGAGCCGCTCGTTCCCTACGTCAGCGAGGGCGCACTGTTGCGCGCTCGCGTCCGCGTCGAAGTCGAATACCTCCTCGCGCTCGCTGATCTCGACGCGACACCGCTCGCGATCGACGCCGACGACCGCACGACGCTCCGGGCGGCCTACGAGGAGTTCGACGACGAGGACGCGAGACGGATCAAACGAATCGAGGTCGATGGAACCGACGAGTACCCGGCGACCAACCACGACGTGAAGGCCGTCGAGTACTTCGTCCGCGACGCCCTTCCAGAGAATCTCGACGCCGACCAGTGGATCCACTTCGGGCTCACGAGCGAGGACGTCAACAACCTCGCCCATCGCCTCCTGATCGGTCCCGCCATCGAGGACGTGCTGATTCCTGCGCTCGAAGCGGTGCGGGATGCGCTTGGCGAACTCGCCGACGAAAATCGGGACGTGCCGATGCTCGCACGGACCCACGGCCAGCCCGCCACGCCCACCACGTTCGGCAAAGAAATGGCGGTCTTCGTGGGACGGCTCGACCGCGCGATCGACCGGGTCGAAACTGCGGCTGACGGCCTCGCGGGCAAGCTCGCAGGCGCGAGCGGGACCTACGCCGCCCACCACGCCGCCTACTCCGAGGTCGACTGGCGGGCGTTCGCGCGCGAGTTCGTCGAATCCCTCGATCTGGAGTTCGTCGAGCCCGTCACCCAGGTCAACCCGTGTGACGACCTCGCGGCGCTGTTCGACGCTCTCAGCGGTGCCAACGCCGTCCTCCTCGATCTCGATCGCGACGTGTGGCGCTACGTCAGCCAGCGTTATCTCGGCCAGCGCGCCGATGCGGACGAAACCGGCTCGTCGACGATGCCCCACAAGGTGAACCCCATCGACTTCGAGAACTCGGAGGGCAACCTCTCGAAGGCGAATTCGGACCTCGAGTTTCTCGGGGGGTACATCACCACCTCACGGCTCCAGCGCGACCTCTCGGATTCGACGGTGAAGCGTAATATCGGTGCGGCGCTCGCGCACTGTTGCATCGGCTACCGGAAGACCGAGGCCGGACTCTCGAAAGTCGTCCCGAACGAGCAAGTGATGCGCGATGACCTCGAAGCGAACCCCGAGGTCATCGGCGAGGCCGTCCAGACGATCCTCCGCCGGGAGGGCCACACTGACGCCTACGAACGAGTCAAAGAGCTCACCAGAGGACGACGCACCAGCCTGGAGGACTTCTATGACCTCTTCGACGATCTCGACGTGAGCGAGGCGACTCGCGAGGAACTCCACGCTCTCACGCCCGCCGGCTACACCGGCGTGGCGAGCGATCTGGTCGACGGAACTGAGTGA
- a CDS encoding bifunctional 4-hydroxy-2-oxoglutarate aldolase/2-dehydro-3-deoxy-phosphogluconate aldolase → MARKQAVRKRIVDSGVTAVLRGIDEEDIVPVAEAIHAGGVTAIEVTADAKRCTEMIAAVDRALADTDAVVGAGTVMDAAAARNVIEAGAEFVLAPNLNEEVIRVCNRENVLCIPGVMTPTEADRAMAAGADILKLFPASTVGPDHIGAIQGPLGDVPVMPTGGVSADNVAEYFDAGAVAVGAGSALVDYDAIERENWDAVRESAAEFVAAVEDARS, encoded by the coding sequence ATGGCACGAAAACAGGCAGTCCGCAAGCGGATCGTCGACAGCGGCGTGACGGCCGTCCTCCGGGGCATCGACGAGGAGGACATCGTTCCGGTCGCCGAAGCGATCCACGCGGGCGGCGTGACCGCGATCGAAGTGACCGCCGACGCGAAGCGATGTACCGAGATGATCGCCGCAGTCGACCGCGCGCTCGCTGACACCGACGCCGTCGTGGGGGCCGGGACCGTGATGGACGCCGCTGCCGCGCGCAACGTCATCGAGGCCGGCGCGGAGTTCGTGCTCGCCCCGAATCTCAACGAAGAGGTCATTCGGGTCTGCAACCGCGAGAACGTGCTCTGTATCCCTGGCGTGATGACGCCGACCGAAGCGGATCGCGCGATGGCGGCCGGGGCGGACATTCTGAAACTGTTCCCCGCATCCACGGTCGGGCCGGATCACATCGGCGCGATACAGGGCCCGCTCGGCGACGTGCCGGTGATGCCCACGGGCGGGGTGTCGGCCGACAACGTCGCGGAGTACTTCGACGCCGGCGCGGTCGCGGTGGGTGCGGGGTCGGCGCTGGTGGATTACGACGCCATCGAACGCGAGAACTGGGACGCGGTGCGCGAGTCCGCCGCGGAGTTCGTCGCGGCCGTCGAGGACGCGCGGTCCTGA